A window of Daphnia pulicaria isolate SC F1-1A chromosome 10, SC_F0-13Bv2, whole genome shotgun sequence contains these coding sequences:
- the LOC124314393 gene encoding chondroitin sulfate proteoglycan 4-like isoform X1 yields the protein MKMARILMAMSNHPVTIIVVALFWISLSVAGAASFYGSSYIALPLQEARSTTDLSFRFRTSRPDALLFLAAGRTDYCLVVLQAAALKVRINLGAGEAEVATPRGLRLDDLAWHDVRIHRKDADFTLTVDGLHSSKLKLPGRFYELNIHYGLFVGGLGDFREIFLGLWDNFRGCLNDLQYNGVDVLTKVKDRDKTIAGGASSTSTAVVQQQQQQTDGNAAAAFAVSWDCSAEFDATSEKDMSFLSADSYVSFGGTGIAKTGSTLRFQLKTQSRDCVLLYSSGPPAKPDFAAVELVEGHLRVSLDAGGGSAVDLFSDQAVNDGLWHQVELRLAAGTVELKIDGKSSSSSSSNVRDSGFLTSSPSNKYLELSGQIYLGGVEVARHARALIQGVRTANSSLRGCIRRLELDGRLLGLRDARVTRHVAADCQWHYPCTSINPSPCVDGAQCSQDGLDHFRCECPQQPCTKPEFINYKAAVTSSSTSVITGPALGPDTHPPVLNLSPVQVTEGGSMTLTSRHLQVQLDYEKFGVRESGVMFHVVRPPQYGRLFSTLWRRADEATFTLLDVHSDRVRYVHDGSETLRDSALLELELAPRQGFLLPAYLQKRQRFVLHLSVSPVNDPPELSLSPGKAVLRLVKHTRKALTPDLLAAFDPDNQPKDLLYSVLNSKSDGDMEGSIENKMQSGVAISSFTQEDVNQGRIWYVHRGSPNGRLALRVSDGAESGPTAVLRIAAFDLQLFLANNTGLLVPVNGSAALTAANLTFSTNAPDQELDIRYDITRPPQHGQIQAWRSGRWQSINWFNSGQLQRAERIRYVHLPTGFQPPASQDDFQFSVSVALEVAEVFRSPIMYQFRFQLLDAVLREENNRGLAMTGGSTQSVAIGSAQLKFVVEPQSSAEEEVVYTLLDPPLYGSLWIQSQSSPLDTGSKWSQSLLNSQRLHYRLARRTLSSLGDGFTFRVASSSGLASSDLHRFEINYAPGNDTPTTAAVTIGELLVNEGETAVLQASLLGFSLPMAINYSVLEKPRHGQLNLLDVGKRSVMRKNISWFGSDDLTDQRIVYTHDDSESITDQFLFLARPRLAPDDPSKDFQYVGTFPVRAHMKNDNPPVRVGDQVLRVVTNGERRLSPDILRYIDPDVETSPASIVYSPRGVPNGAFYLTDRPDVQVFQFSQEDVNDGKILFRHVGSPYGRTTLWVTDNQYHVTGTLEVQASEPFLERINQTKVTVRRGHFVALGVAQLGMVSNLDYDSNELAFYLLDQPQHGLVQMNGSTILKMESFTQEDLLAGKVTYENKNQTDGKDWFKVRAVLRRVEYECVVEVRIYPETYWQPMKVLQNELVTVEEGTSFTIDSSSLKISHPQGVNRLDVTYIVHQPPLHGYLEVDRDEHEYEDLVTGRSANLLPPEVHLFDQSAIDEQRLHYIQSGANQSSDSFVFDVTNGVVTLTNLTFQLAIIPKSIYLLTRPIEVLEGGHSVLTVSDLKIVTRYYADKVDSFLVVKMPVHGHLQLKGVSAETEPLTRFTYTQLIEKQVLYWHDGSEEANDTLEIVALAGKKESLPATIQIQVRPVDDERPTLVNNTGILVWQGSTTVLDKSQLGASDVDTLPQSIEFSFGRADCGYMASGPNLSDPVTTITQHQIDLHQIAFVHQGRTNCTVPFNLTDGQSAMPSQHHLQISARKMQVRLVRNQRLHVFPMMQQSITSVQLLAVTSGDILTNRQQNVPRFQVTRPPRLGRLLLEQADGSTKRVTSFTQRDLNQSLVIYEHTEPFADVSVNDSFVIDIMSDLSSPLQQQQFNIEISVATMAEGGLDRYLGLVALETEEGGTAIIREKNLNLSGIVQLISSYQGVLATQPPRLRLVLSQAPQHGFVSVSGRRVDLGSEMTAEEIASGQVEYQHDHSDTLEDWIGLTVLLQRPEKGSDRPDILLYNGTLRVNILPVNDQIFQLLTKAPAMTVVERQWRAITAEVLLTEDADTSAKDLIYDVIQAPQFGKLALTAENATTLAMAGTTIGPPLVRFSQDDVNRGRVVFLHDGTMDPRSTFFIFRVSDGHFKADSGVFSIHFEPLTLRFVNHSVIGIQQGQSTAIVVNSSMGAESNGQRRHIFYNVTKEPENGKLYINDFPVTTFGQSNIDKEELLYVQTNMTASFDWFQVTVWNMAVVLERQMFNVSVIPLLANNPSAGKRPIRAIAGEKTAITLAMLDAGRLATLTNSNPTFTIIRKPRYGKIRKIVPSSSGSGMNRLVKRQSGNGGGNKEKDTYVFSHEDVQSQFIFYVTRKMDNLNETHVMDSCEYRLTAPNVQPAMGVVEFLLLPSGSAGSTLVAASKNSIDVIQGQQTPNHNFANPRHPSSPDIVTENTLAGLGLGVMTNDIFLIVGIVCGILGLGLVILITIKCRMKPPMHKHPKNDQNNPTAGDMQLYRLSGTLKNSHQKGGVSDFQVTDAYRIPANMHHHPRDFADTDSDPEPPPPPRLDYLDPPLSPRPSRALRGIGASPISACSTISSLNGRPRGSWHQPQQHDLSSGSSMGPSVPQCKIIPLLNPLLSERSESETSELVNARYPYGIADESMEEWAMLDPDVQCSNSTYSSRTTNPMLRKNQYWV from the exons cagcagcagcagcagacggacgGAAATGCGGCGGCCGCCTTCGCCGTCAGCTGGGATTGCAGCGCCGAGTTTGACGCCACATCCGAGAAGGACATGAGCTTCCTGTCGGCCGACTCGTACGTCTCGTTCGGCGGGACGGGCATCGCCAAAACCGGGTCCACCTTACGATTCCAGCTCAAGACGCAGAGCCGCGACTGCGTTTTGCTCTACAGCAGCGGACCGCCGGCCAAGCCGGACTTTGCGGCCGTCGAACTCGTCGAGGGACATTTGCGAGTCAGCCTGGACGCCGGCGGCGGAAGCGCCGTCGATCTCTTCAGCGATCAGGCCGTCAACGACGGGCTCTGGCATCAGGTGGAGCTGCGGCTGGCCGCCGGAACGGTTGAATTGAAGATTGACGGCAAATCCAgctcgagcagcagcagcaacgtccGCGATTCCGGATTCTTGACGTCGTCGCCGTCCAACAAATACCTGGAGCTGAGCGGACAAATCTATTTGGGCGGGGTGGAAGTGGCCCGTCACGCCCGGGCTCTCATTCAGGGCGTCCGGACGGCCAACAGCAGTCTGCGCGGCTGCATCCGGAGACTGGAATTGGACGGCCGTTTGTTGGGTCTCCGCGACGCCCGGGTGACGCGTCACGTGGCCGCCGATTGTCAGTGGCATTACCCGTGCACTTCCATCAATCCATCGCCGTGCGTCGACGGGGCCCAGTGCTCGCAGGACGGGCTGGATCATTTCCGCTGCGAGTGTCCCCAGCAGCCGTGCACCAAACCGGAATTCATCAACTACAAGGCGGCcgtcaccagcagcagcacatccGTCATCACCGGGCCGGCCTTGGGTCCCGACACCCATCCGCCCGTCCTCAATCTTTCGCCTGTCCAG GTGACGGAAGGAGGTTCCATGACGCTGACGTCGCGCCACCTGCAAGTGCAGCTGGACTATGAGAAATTCGGCGTCCGTGAATCGGGCGTCATGTTTCACGTGGTCAGACCGCCGCAGTACGGCCGGCTCTTCTCGACGCTTTGGCGACGGGCCGACGAGGCCACTTTCACCCTGCTGGACGTCCATAGCGATCGTGTCCGCTACGTCCACGACGGATCCGAGACGCTGCGTGATTCGGCCCTGCTGGAACTGGAGCTGGCCCCCCGACAGGGATTCCTCCTGCCGGCCTACCTGCAGAAGCGCCAGCGCTTCGTCCTCCACTTGTCCGTCAGTCCGGTCAACGATCCTCCGGAATTGTCGCTATCGCCGGGCAAGGCCGTCCTCCGGCTGGTCAAACACACCCGCAAAGCTCTGACGCCCGACCTGCTGGCCGCCTTCGATCCGGACAACCAGCCCAAAGATCTTCTCTACTCGGTTCTCAACTCGAAGAGCGACGGCGACATGGAAG GTTCCATCGAGAATAAAATGCAGTCGGGCGTGGCCATCAGCAGCTTCACTCAAGAGGACGTCAATCAAGGGCGCATTTGGTACGTTCATCGCGGGTCGCCCAATGGCCGGCTGGCGCTGCGCGTGTCGGACGGAGCCGAGAGCGGACCGACGGCCGTCCTGCGGATCGCCGCCTTTGATCTCCAACTTTTCCTGGCCAACAACACTGGGCTCCTGGTTCCCGTCAACGGGTCGGCCGCTTTGACGGCCGCCAATTTGACCTTTAGCACCAATGCCCCGGATCAAGAGCTGGACATCCGCTATGACATCACCCGGCCGCCGCAGCACGGGCAGATTCAAGCCTGGCGATCTGGGCGCTGGCAGTCCATCAACTGGTTCAATTCGGGTCAATTGCAGCGGGCCGAGCGCATCCGCTACGTCCACCTGCCGACTGGATTCCAACCGCCGGCTAGCCAGGACGATTTCCAGTTTTCAGTTTCGGTCGCCCTGGAGGTGGCTGAAGTCTTCCGCTCGCCCATCATGTACCAATTTCGGTTCCAGCTGCTGGACGCCGTGTTGCGCGAGGAAAACAATCGCGGACTGGCCATGACGGGCGGATCAACGCAATCGGTTGCCATCGGGTCGGCCCAGCTCAAGTTCGTCGTCGAGCCTCAGTCCAGCGCCGAGGAGGAAGTGGTTTACACTCTGCTGGACCCGCCGCTCTACGGCTCACTGTGGATCCAGTCGCAGTCGAGTCCGCTGGACACGGGCTCCAAGTGGTCGCAGAGTCTCCTCAACTCGCAGCGACTCCACTACCGTTTGGCCCGTCGGACGCTGTCGTCGCTGGGCGATGGCTTCACTTTCCGCGTGGCTTCGTCGTCGGGACTCGCATCGTCCGACCTGCATCGCTTCGAGATCAACTACGCACCGGGCAACGACACTCCCACCACGGCCGCCGTGACTATCGGCGAGTTGTTGGTGAACGAAGGCGAAACGGCCGTCCTGCAGGCCAGCCTATTGGGCTTCTCGCTGCCGATGGCCATCAATTACTCTGTGCTGGAAAAGCCTCGCCACGGCCAACTCAATTTGCTGGACGTCGGCAAGCGATCCGTGATGCGTAAAAACATCAGCTGGTTCGGCTCGGACGATCTAACTGATCAAAGGATCGTTTACACGCACGACGACAGCGAATCCATCACCGATCAATTCTTGTTTCTCGCCCGTCCACGACTCGCCCCCGATGATCCCTCGAAGGATTTCCAATACGTTGGCACGTTTCCCGTTCGCGCTCACATGAAGAATGATAATCCGCCCGTCCGTGTCGGCGATCAAGTCCTCCGCGTCGTTACCAATGGAGAGCGTCGACTCAGTCCCGACATCCTAAG ATACATCGATCCGGACGTGGAAACCAGCCCGGCCAGCATTGTCTATTCACCGCGCGGAGTGCCGAACGGGGCCTTTTATCTGACGGACAGACCAGACGTTCAA GTATTCCAGTTCAGTCAGGAAGATGTGAACGACGGCAAAATTCTCTTCCGGCACGTCGGCAGCCCGTACGGACGCACTACGCT GTGGGTGACGGACAATCAGTATCACGTTACCGGAACGCTGGAAGTGCAGGCGTCGGAGCCTTTCCTTGAACGGATTAACCAAACGAAAGTGACGGTGCGGCGCGGGCATTTTGTTGCTTTAGGTGTTGCCCAGCTGGGCATGGTTTCTAATCTCGACTACGACTCGAACGAGTTGGCGTTTTACCTGCTGGACCAGCCGCAGCACGGCTTAGTGCAGATGAACGGCTCGACGATTTTGAAGATGGAATCGTTCACCCAGGAGGATCTCCTGGCCGGCAAAGTTACTTACGAGAACAAGAATCAGACGGACGGCAAAGATTGGTTTAAAGTGCGCGCCGTACTCAGGCGGGTGGAGTACGAATGCGTCGTCGAGGTGCGCATCTACCCGGAAACCTATTGGCAACCCATGAAGGTGCTTCAAAACGAATTAGTCACTGTAGAAGAAG GTACAAGTTTCACCATCGACTCGTCTTCGTTGAAAATCAGCCACCCGCAAGGCGTCAACCGGCTAGACGTGACGTACATCGTCCACCAACCGCCCCTTCACGGCTATTTGGAGGTAGACCGAGACGAGCACGAGTACGAGGACCTGGTGACGGGCCGCAGTGCCAACCTACTTCCGCCCGAAGTTCACCTCTTCGACCAGAGTGCCATCGACGAGCAGCGCTTACACTACATCCAGTCTGGCGCCAATCAGAGCTCGGATTCCTTCGTCTTCGACGTCACCAACGGCGTCGTGACGCTGACCAATCTGACTTTTCAGCTGGCCATTATCCCCAAATCGATTTACTTGCTCACCCGGCCCATTGAAGTCCTCGAAGGCGGACATTCCGTCCTGACCGTCTCCGACCTCAAAATCGTGACTCGCTACTACGCCGACAAAGTCGACAGTTTCCTGGTCGTCAAAATGCCCGTTCACGGCCACCTCCAGCTGAAGGGCGTCTCGGCTGAGACCGAACCCTTGACTCGCTTTACTTACACGCAATTGATTGAGAAACAAGTTCTCTATTGGCACGATGGAAGTGAGGAGGCCAACGATACACTGGAGATTGTCGCCCTCGCTG GTAAAAAGGAAAGTCTTCCGGCCACTATTCAGATTCAGGTGCGACCGGTGGACGATGAAAGGCCAACGCTTGTCAACAACACGGGCATTTTGGTTTGGCAAGGATCTACCACAGTGCTGGATAAATCCCAACTTG GTGCATCCGATGTCGATACGCTTCCGCAGTCTATCGAGTTCTCTTTCGGGCGTGCGGATTGCGGCTACATGGCGTCGGGACCCAACTTGAGTGACCCAGTTACCACCATCACTCAACATCAAATCGACCTGCACCAAATTGCTTTTGTCCATCAAG GGAGAACCAACTGCACTGTCCCTTTCAATTTGACGGACGGCCAGTCGGCAATGCCCAGTCAACATCATTTGCAGATCAGCGCTCGCAAGATGCAGGTGCGACTGGTGCGCAATCAGCGACTCCACGTTTTCCCGATGATGCAGCAGTCAATCACCTCGGTTCAATTGCTGGCCGTGACCAGTGGCGACATATTGACGAACCGCCAGCAAAACGTCCCCCGCTTCCAGGTGACTCGCCCGCCACGACTTGGGCGGCTACTCCTGGAACAAGCCGACGGTTCCACCAAGCGAGTCACCAGTTTCACCCAACGCGATCTCAATCAAAGTTTGGTCATCTACGAACACACGGAACCGTTCGCCGACGTCAGTGTCAACGACAGCTTCGTCATTGACATCATGTCCGATCTCAGCTCGCCgcttcaacagcagcagtttaACATTGAAATTTCCGTCGCCACCATGGCCGAAGGTGGACTCGACCGCTATCTTG gTTTGGTTGCACTGGAGACTGAAGAGGGAGGCACAGCAATTATACGTGAAAAGAATCTGAACTTGAGCGGAATCGTCCAGCTGATTAGCAGCTATCAGGGCGTGCTGGCCACCCAACCGCCTAGATTACGTCTGGTATTATCGCAAGCCCCACAGCACGGATTCGTGTCCGTGAGCGGTCGACGAGTGGATCTCGGGAGCGAGATGACAGCGGAGGAAATCGCGTCTGGCCAAGTGGAATACCAGCACGACCATTCTGATACCTTGGAAGATTGGATCGGCCTGACCGTTCTGCTGCAAAGGCCGGAAAAGGGATCCGATCGACCGGACATTCTTCTCTACAACGGAACGCTGCGCGTCAACATCTTGCCCGTCAATGACCAAATCTTTCAACTGTTGACCAAAGCTCCGGCAATGACGGTAGTCGAGCGTCAATGGAGAGCCATCACAGCCGAAGTTCTGCTGACGGAAGACGCCGACACATCCGCCAAGGATTTGATCTACGACGTGATTCAAGCGCCGCAATTTGGCAAATTGGCCTTGACGGCTGAAAACGCCACAACTTTAGCTATGGCCGGAACTACGATTGGGCCGCCGCTGGTCCGTTTCAGCCAAGATGATGTCAACCGAGGGCGGGTTGTCTTTCTGCATGACGGGACGATGGATCCGCGAtcgacatttttcattttccgcgTATCGGACGGCCATTTTAAAGCGGACAGCGGTGTTTTCAGCATTCACTTTGAGCCGCTGACGCTCCGTTTCGTCAACCACTCCGTCATCGGCATCCAGCAGGGCCAATCGACAGCCATCGTTGTTAATTCTTCTATGGGTGCTGAATCGAATGGCCAGCGCCGTCACATTTTTTACAATGTG ACAAAGGAGCCGGAAAACGGTAAACTTTACATCAATGACTTTCCCGTCACCACATTTGGCCAGTCGAACATCGACAAGGAGGAATTGCTTTATGTTCAGACCAACATGACGGCTTCGTTTGACTGGTTCCAAGTGACCGTTTGGAACATGGCTGTTGTGTTGGAGAGGCAGATGTTCAATGTTAGCGTGATACCACTTTTGGCCAACAATCCGAGTGCGGGCAAACGGCCTATTCGCGCAATTGCCGGAGAGAAAACGGCCATCACTTTGGCCATGCTGGACGCCGGACGGTTGGCCACGCTGACAAATAGCAACCCGACTTTCACTATCATCCGCAAACCACGCTACGGCAAAATTCGTAAAATTGTTCCCTCCTCCAGTGGCAGTGGAATGAATCGACTCGTTAAACGCCAATCGGGCAACGGTGGGGGCAACAAGGAAAAAGATACTTACGTCTTCAGTCACGAAGATGTCCAGAGTCAATTCATATTTTACGTGACGCGAAAAATGGACAACCTGAATGAGACGCACGTGATGGACAGCTGCGAGTATCGTCTGACGGCACCCAATGTCCAGCCGGCTATGGGTGTCgtcgaatttcttcttttgcccaGCGGATCCGCCGGCTCTACTTTAGTTGCGGCCAGTAAAAACAGCATAGACGTCATTCAGGGCCAGCAAACTCCGAACCACAATTTCGCCAACCCGCGCCATCCATCGTCGCCCGACATTGTCACAGAAAACACTCTGGCTGGCCTCGGTCTGGGCGTCATGACCAACGATATTTTCCTCATCGTCGGGATCGTCTGCGGCATTTTGGGACTTGGCCTTGTCATCCTCATCACTATCAA GTGTCGCATGAAACCGCCGATGCACAAACATCCCAAAAACGATCAaaacaatccaacagcaggaGACATGCAGCTTTATCGCTTGTCTGGGACTCTGAAG AATTCTCACCAAAAGGGTGGCGTTTCGGATTTCCAAGTGACGGACGCCTATCGCATCCCGGCCAACATGCACCATCACCCTCGCGATTTCGCCGACACGGACAGCGATCCTGAACCGCCGCCACCCCCAAGGCTCGACTATCTGGATCCACCCTTGTCTCCTCGCCCATCACGAGCCCTGCGCGGAATAGGCGCCAGCCCCATCAGCGCCTGTAGCACCATCAGTTCGCTGAACGGCCGACCTCGAGGATCTTGGCATCAGCCGCAGCAGCATGACTTGTCGTCTGGATCGTCCATGGGTCCTTCGGTACCCCAGTGCAAGATTATTCCACTACTCAATCCACTGCTGTCGGAGCGCTCTGAGTCAGAGACGTCGGAACTAGTCAATGCCCGTTATCCATACGGGATAGCCGACGAAAGTATGGAAGAGTGGGCCATGTTGGATCCTGACGTTCAGTGTAGCAACTCCACTTATTCCTCGCGTACCACCAACCCAATGCTTAGGAAAAATCAGTATTGGGTTTAA